One window of the Dermacentor andersoni chromosome 10, qqDerAnde1_hic_scaffold, whole genome shotgun sequence genome contains the following:
- the LOC126543653 gene encoding uncharacterized protein codes for MPFMPLELLANIEPNATPATHKGKSPFQCPLCPQSFSQKVHLKQHLCFYTSEMAFQCHLCPQSCSQKSHLNEHLRTHTGERPFQCPACPYNCSRKSYLNTHLRAHTGERPFQCPSCPRSFSQKSDLNRHLRAHAGKRPFQCPACPLSFSQKSLLKTHKCTHTGERPFQCLSCSQSFSRKTTLKDHERTHTGEKPFQCPACPYSCSQKRHLNDHLLTHTGEMPFQCSLCPYSCSRRSLLNQHLRTHTGERPFQCPSCPWSFSHKSTLKNHERTHTGERPFQCPSCSQSFSHKTTLKDHERTHTGERPFHCPACPYSCARKSHLNNHLRTHTGERPFQCPSCPRSFSQKSHLNQHLCTHTGERPF; via the coding sequence ATGCCATTTATGCCTCTGGAGCTTCTCGCCAATATTGAACCTAACGCAACACCTGCCACCCACAAAGGCAAGAGcccatttcagtgccctttgtGCCCTCAAAGCTTCTCACAAAAAGTTCATCTGAAGCAACACCTGTGCTTTTACACAAGTGAAATGGCATTTCAGTGCCATTTATGCCCGCAGAGCTGCTCACAAAAGAGTCACCTTAAcgaacacctgcgcacccacacaggcgagaggccatttcagtgccctgcaTGCCCGTACAACTGCTCACGAAAGAGTTACCTTAACACCCACCTGCGCGCCCACACAGGTgagaggccatttcagtgcccttcatgccctcgaaGCTTCTCACAGAAGAGTGATCTGAACCGACACCTGCGCGCTCACGCAGGCAAGAGGCCATTTCAATGCCCTGCATGCCCTCTGAGCTTCTCACAGAAGTCTTTACTGAAGACTCATAAgtgcacccacacaggcgagaggccatttcaATGCCTCTCATGCTCACAGAGCTTCTCACGCAAGACCACACTGAAGGATCATGAGCGCactcacacaggcgagaagccattccAATGCCCTGCATGCCCGTACAGCTGCTCACAAAAGCGTCACCTGAACGACCACCTGctcacccacacaggtgagatgCCATTTCAGTGCTCTTTATGCCCGTACAGCTGCTCACGAAGGAGTCTTCTGAAccaacacctgcgcacccacacaggcgagaggccatttcagtgcccttcatgcccttgGAGCTTCTCACACAAGTCTACACTGAAGAATCATgagcgcacccacacaggcgagaggccatttcagtgcccctCATGCTCGCAGAGTTTCTCACACAAGACTACACTGAAGGATCATGAGCGCACtcacacaggcgagaggccatttcaCTGCCCTGCATGCCCATACAGCTGCGCACGAAAGAGTCACCTTAACaaccacctgcgcacccacacaggtgagaggccatttcagtgcccatCATGCCCTCGAAGCTTCTCGCAGAAGAGTCATCTGAATCAACATCTGTGTACCCACACAGGTGAAAGGCCATTTTAG
- the atms gene encoding RNA polymerase II-associated factor 1 homolog has translation MAPTIQSGSSSVERDRKKPGERRSELVCRVKYCNTLPDIPFDPKFIAYPFEPNRFVSYKATSLERNYKHDLLTEHDLGVTIDLIDPKTYEIDPNAVLHPDDEKLLEEDTLTPQDSKRSRHHNLVVPWLKKTEYIATEFSRYGQTGVNTETKVGYNVKKLFKEEDLYMDRESQINAINKTFEEAQKPIEGHYSKPNVRPVEVLPLFPDSDLWKYPFAQVMFDSDPAPITQLEEMSQAMIRGVMDESGEQFVAYFLPTEDTIKKRKRDAEEGMDYMDDDEYEYRMAREYNWNVKNKASKGYEENYFFVFREDGVYYNELETRVRLTKRRLKPGVQPNNSKLVVRHRPLNEMEHKTQQARLTQLEQPQEDEEEAEEEEEEAEEEEEEEEEEEAEKEEEAAEQKGSEAESEAEEKSEAEEKSEAESEAENTEQSPAGSRKKSGSSSSSSASSSSEEEEEEKKRRDEEEIFGSGSDSD, from the exons ATGGCTCCCACAATACAGTCCGGGTCTTCCTCCGTGGAAAGAGACCGCAAGAAACCCGGGGAGCGCCG GTCGGAGCTGGTCTGTCGAGTCAAATATTGCAACACCTTGCCCGATATACCATTTGATCCAAAGTTCATAGCCTACCCTTTCGAGCCAAACAG GTTTGTCTCTTACAAAGCGACTTCGCTTGAACGAAACTACAAGCATGACCTACTCACGGAACACGACCTGGGCGTCACAATTGACCTTATTGACCCAAAAACGTATGAGATTGACCCAAATG CTGTTTTGCATCCCGACGACGAGAAGCTGCTGGAAGAAGACACCCTCACACCGCAAGATTCTAAACG GTCAAGACACCACAACTTGGTTGTCCCATGGCTGAAGAAGACGGAGTACATTGCGACCGAGTTCAGTCGATACGGTCAGACCGGTGTTAACACCGAGACAAA GGTTGGCTACAATGTCAAGAAGCTGTTCAAGGAGGAGGACCTGTACATGGACCGAGAAAGTCAAATCAATGCCATCAACAAGACGTTTGAAGAAGCCCAGAAGCCa ATTGAAGGCCACTACAGCAAGCCCAACGTTCGGCCGGTGGAGGTGCTGCCTCTGTTCCCCGACTCAGAT TTATGGAAATACCCATTTGCGCAAGTCATGTTTGACTCAGATCCAGCACCCATCACGCAATTGGAAGAGATGTCTCAGGCCATGATCAG gggtgtgaTGGACGAGAGTGGAGAACAGTTCGTCGCCTACTTCCTCCCAACCGAAGACACCATCAAGAAACGAAAAAGGGACGCTGAGGAAGGCATGGATTACATGGATGATGACGA GTACGAGTACCGGATGGCTCGTGAGTACAACTGGAACGTGAAGAACAAGGCGTCGAAAGGCTACGAAGAGAATTACTTCTTCGTCTTCCGAGAAGATGGAGTGTATTACAACGAGCTCGAAACAAG AGTGCGGCTGACGAAGCGTCGTCTAAAACCTGGCGTCCAGCCCAACAATTCGAAGTTAGTGGTGCGACACCGACCGCTTAACGAGATGGAACACAAGACGCAG CAAGCCAGGCTCACCCAGCTGGAGCAGCCACAGGAAGACGAAGAggaagcagaggaggaggaggaagaggcagaggaggaagaagaggaggaggaggaagaggaagcagAGAAGGAAGAAGAGGCTGCCGAACAGAAAG GCTCAGAGGCAGAGTCGGAGGCCGAGGAGAAATCGGAGGCGGAGGAGAAATCAGAGGCCGAGAGCGAGGCCGAGAACACAGAACAGAGCCCCGCCGGGTCGAGGAAAAAGTCCggttcatcatcgtcatcatccgcATCTTCGTCGAgcgaagaggaggaagaagagaagAAACGTCGTGACGAAGAGGAGATCTTCGGCAGTGGAAGTGACAGTGACTGA